One genomic region from Cellulomonas hominis encodes:
- a CDS encoding substrate-binding domain-containing protein has translation MTTDALGPLAVDRRAQVLDVLHRRGSARVSELTEELGVTAVTVRRDIARLAEEGLVQRVHGGVTLLRAPEEGEGGVAAPGAAAVPPVPAPAPAPAPDAPARPAGRGRPATVGMLVPSLDYYWPRVARGVEGAARAHGLGVVLRGSSYESDDDRPHLERLIEQVGDGGLVVAPRTDTATAADTLAWLAGTGVPTVLAERTVDGPQHAAFDSVHSDHAEGAEAAVRHLVGLGHQRLGIVVSAHSPTGPSLRRGWLAATTGVTRTLDIASPDPGRAGWEEAVAAVVAQCRETGTTALLVHADATAVALVQAFEQHGVDVPRDLSLIAYDDEVAGLFSPPLTAVRPHRHALGRAAVELLTARLADPGRPTHRVLITPSLRVRESTAPPRRP, from the coding sequence ATGACCACCGACGCCCTCGGGCCGCTCGCCGTCGACCGCCGCGCGCAGGTGCTCGACGTCCTGCACCGGCGCGGCTCCGCGCGGGTGTCGGAGCTGACCGAGGAGCTCGGCGTCACCGCCGTCACCGTGCGCCGCGACATCGCGCGGCTCGCCGAGGAGGGGCTGGTGCAGCGGGTGCACGGCGGGGTGACGCTGCTGCGGGCGCCGGAGGAGGGCGAGGGGGGCGTCGCCGCGCCGGGCGCCGCGGCGGTCCCGCCCGTGCCCGCTCCCGCACCCGCTCCCGCGCCCGACGCCCCGGCGCGGCCTGCCGGCCGGGGGCGGCCCGCGACCGTCGGCATGCTCGTGCCGTCGCTCGACTACTACTGGCCGCGCGTCGCCCGCGGCGTCGAGGGGGCCGCCCGGGCGCACGGCCTCGGCGTCGTGCTGCGCGGCAGCAGCTACGAGTCCGACGACGACCGCCCGCACCTCGAGCGCCTGATCGAGCAGGTCGGCGACGGCGGGCTGGTCGTCGCCCCGCGCACCGACACCGCGACCGCCGCGGACACCCTCGCGTGGCTCGCGGGCACCGGCGTCCCCACCGTCCTCGCGGAACGCACCGTCGACGGCCCGCAGCACGCCGCGTTCGACTCCGTGCACAGCGACCACGCCGAGGGGGCCGAGGCCGCGGTGCGGCACCTCGTCGGGCTCGGCCACCAGCGCCTCGGCATCGTCGTCAGCGCGCACAGCCCCACCGGGCCGAGCCTGCGCCGCGGCTGGCTCGCCGCCACCACCGGCGTCACGCGGACCCTCGACATCGCCTCCCCCGACCCCGGCCGGGCCGGCTGGGAGGAGGCCGTCGCGGCCGTCGTCGCGCAGTGCCGCGAGACCGGCACGACCGCCCTGCTCGTGCACGCCGACGCCACCGCCGTCGCCCTGGTGCAGGCGTTCGAGCAGCACGGCGTCGACGTCCCCCGGGACCTGTCGCTGATCGCGTACGACGACGAGGTCGCCGGGCTGTTCAGCCCGCCGCTCACCGCCGTCCGGCCGCACCGGCACGCCCTGGGGCGCGCGGCCGTGGAGCTGCTGACCGCGCGGCTGGCCGACCCGGGGCGGCCGACGCACCGGGTGCTCATCACGCCGTCGCTGCGCGTCCGGGAGTCCACGGCGCCCCCGCGCCGGCCCTGA
- a CDS encoding carbohydrate ABC transporter permease has product MAPQTLAPPEPAHRGRLRRRNALVGWSFILPNFVGFAVLTLVPVIALFYLAFTSWNAFGTAPWVGLDNFTRLVRDASFHTALFNTVYYTVFHIPLTLAASLGLALLLNRKLRGVAFFRTAAFFPYITSIVAIAVVWNMLFSPEFGPVNQFLSFLGVENPPGWTTSADWSMPAVIIVATWREMGYYMLLFLAGLQTIPPELYEAARMDGAGPWQRFRNVTIPSLRPTTFLVTVLLTIGSFKIFDLILVMTNGGPGQSTLVLSQFIYQKGFVENQFGYASASSIVLFAICIAITIIQFVVNKRRDR; this is encoded by the coding sequence ATGGCACCTCAGACCCTCGCCCCGCCGGAGCCGGCGCACCGGGGCCGGCTCCGCCGCCGCAACGCGCTGGTGGGCTGGAGCTTCATCCTCCCGAACTTCGTCGGCTTCGCCGTCCTGACGCTCGTCCCGGTGATCGCGCTGTTCTACCTCGCGTTCACCAGCTGGAACGCGTTCGGCACGGCGCCCTGGGTCGGGCTGGACAACTTCACGCGGCTGGTCCGCGACGCCTCGTTCCACACCGCGCTGTTCAACACCGTGTACTACACGGTCTTCCACATCCCGCTGACGCTCGCCGCCTCCCTCGGGCTGGCGCTGCTGCTGAACCGCAAGCTGCGCGGCGTGGCGTTCTTCCGCACCGCGGCGTTCTTCCCGTACATCACGTCGATCGTCGCGATCGCGGTGGTCTGGAACATGCTGTTCAGCCCCGAGTTCGGGCCGGTCAACCAGTTCCTGTCGTTCCTGGGCGTCGAGAACCCGCCCGGGTGGACGACGTCGGCGGACTGGTCGATGCCGGCCGTCATCATCGTCGCCACGTGGCGCGAGATGGGTTACTACATGCTGCTGTTCCTCGCGGGGCTGCAGACCATCCCGCCGGAGCTGTACGAGGCAGCGCGGATGGACGGCGCCGGCCCGTGGCAGCGGTTCCGGAACGTCACCATCCCGTCGCTGCGGCCCACCACCTTCCTCGTGACGGTGCTGCTCACCATCGGGTCGTTCAAGATCTTCGACCTGATCCTCGTGATGACGAACGGCGGCCCGGGCCAGTCCACCCTCGTGCTGTCCCAGTTCATCTACCAGAAGGGCTTCGTCGAGAACCAGTTCGGCTACGCCTCGGCCAGCTCGATCGTCCTGTTCGCGATCTGCATCGCCATCACGATCATCCAGTTCGTCGTGAACAAGCGGAGGGACCGCTGA
- a CDS encoding heparinase II/III domain-containing protein, with amino-acid sequence MEPIPHGAPFAGPLAARWGAAALTPPLLPGRALPVPPASDRSTWDAVDRPTVDALLARATAEADTPWPATTARTVARVFRDGDRDAHEQRVLARQHRLTRAAVLAAALPSDDRLDEVADGVLLLCEQTSWCWPAHDRFAAARGNVLPDVAAPFLDLGAGEVAAQLAWIDHLLGPELDARWPGLRARLRQEVDARVLRPFEDRGDWHWIGLDGDVHNWNPWIHGNVLVAALALVDDAGRRSRLVARVVEGLDRYVAVLPADGAIDEGYSYWWNGACRALEALDLLASATGGALDATGVPALTQTVAFPHRMHLGGAWYLNVADGQARPPANQPWHALHRAARACGDADAARHAAAHRVPGAPVADESGGLGRLLRALTDPAWAGAEPATSPLPRDVWLPSVQVLLARGSAGSADGLTLAAKGGHDDEHHNHNDVGSFVVALRGVPVAVDAGRPTYTRQTFSPDRYAIWTMQSAWHNVPSVAGVDQPASRAAAARDVRAEVGGSATSLDLDLTDAYPGSGATSWRRTARLDRESGRVTVRDAWAVPGGGVSCVRVLLAGEVAREADGLLVRALDGAGTVRLRWSGDVAAAAVERRALDDPMLTDVWGGALTRLTLTLLDTPGGTVEVTLEECP; translated from the coding sequence ATGGAGCCCATCCCGCACGGCGCCCCGTTCGCGGGGCCGCTGGCCGCCCGGTGGGGCGCTGCCGCACTGACGCCGCCGCTGCTCCCGGGCCGCGCGCTCCCCGTCCCCCCGGCGTCCGACCGCAGCACGTGGGACGCCGTCGACCGGCCCACCGTCGACGCCCTGCTCGCCCGCGCGACGGCCGAGGCCGACACGCCGTGGCCCGCGACGACCGCCCGCACCGTCGCGCGGGTGTTCCGCGACGGCGACCGGGACGCGCACGAGCAGCGCGTGCTCGCCCGCCAGCACCGCCTCACCCGCGCCGCGGTGCTCGCCGCCGCGCTCCCCTCGGACGACCGGCTGGACGAGGTCGCGGACGGCGTGCTGCTGCTCTGCGAGCAGACGTCCTGGTGCTGGCCCGCGCACGACCGGTTCGCCGCCGCGCGCGGGAACGTGCTGCCCGACGTCGCCGCGCCGTTCCTCGACCTCGGGGCCGGCGAGGTCGCCGCGCAGCTCGCCTGGATCGACCACCTGCTCGGCCCGGAGCTCGACGCCCGGTGGCCCGGGCTGCGCGCGCGCCTCCGGCAGGAGGTCGACGCCCGCGTGCTCCGCCCCTTCGAGGACCGGGGCGACTGGCACTGGATCGGCCTCGACGGCGACGTGCACAACTGGAACCCGTGGATCCACGGGAACGTCCTCGTCGCCGCGCTCGCGCTGGTGGACGACGCCGGCCGCCGGTCCCGGCTGGTCGCGCGGGTCGTCGAGGGGCTGGACCGGTACGTCGCCGTGCTGCCCGCCGACGGGGCGATCGACGAGGGCTACTCCTACTGGTGGAACGGCGCGTGCCGGGCGCTGGAGGCGCTCGACCTGCTCGCGTCGGCCACCGGCGGGGCGCTCGACGCCACCGGCGTCCCGGCGCTCACGCAGACCGTGGCGTTCCCGCACCGCATGCACCTCGGCGGCGCCTGGTACCTCAACGTCGCGGACGGCCAGGCCCGCCCGCCCGCGAACCAGCCGTGGCACGCCCTGCACCGCGCCGCCCGGGCCTGCGGCGACGCGGACGCCGCCCGGCACGCCGCCGCCCACCGCGTGCCCGGCGCCCCCGTCGCCGACGAGTCCGGCGGCCTCGGCCGGCTGCTGCGCGCGCTCACCGACCCCGCGTGGGCCGGCGCGGAGCCCGCGACGTCGCCGCTGCCCCGGGACGTCTGGCTGCCCTCCGTCCAGGTCCTGCTCGCGCGCGGGTCGGCCGGGTCCGCCGACGGGCTGACGCTCGCCGCCAAGGGCGGGCACGACGACGAGCACCACAACCACAACGACGTCGGCTCGTTCGTCGTCGCCCTGCGCGGCGTGCCCGTGGCGGTCGACGCCGGGCGGCCCACCTACACCCGGCAGACGTTCTCCCCCGACCGGTACGCCATCTGGACGATGCAGTCGGCGTGGCACAACGTGCCGTCGGTCGCCGGGGTGGACCAGCCGGCGTCGCGGGCCGCCGCCGCGCGGGACGTCCGGGCCGAGGTGGGTGGCTCGGCGACGTCGCTCGACCTGGATCTCACGGACGCCTACCCGGGGTCGGGTGCCACGTCGTGGCGCCGGACGGCGCGGCTCGACCGGGAGTCCGGGCGGGTGACCGTGCGGGACGCGTGGGCGGTCCCCGGCGGCGGGGTCTCGTGCGTGCGGGTGCTGCTCGCCGGCGAGGTCGCGCGCGAGGCGGACGGCCTGCTCGTCCGGGCGCTCGACGGCGCCGGGACCGTGCGGCTGCGCTGGTCCGGGGACGTCGCGGCCGCCGCCGTCGAACGGCGGGCGCTGGACGACCCGATGCTCACCGACGTCTGGGGCGGGGCGCTGACCCGCCTCACCCTGACCCTCCTCGACACCCCGGGCGGGACGGTCGAGGTCACGCTGGAGGAGTGCCCATGA
- a CDS encoding DUF2264 domain-containing protein, with product MTAPAALHAGLDRVRSPLTGWTRGTWLALADTLLDGARPFASPGHARITPPGAAGGYGRDVDGLEGFARTFLLAGFRLAGERGADPTHLAEWYARGIATGTDPHAPDRWVRLDEHAQAKVEAASIALVLDLTRPWIWDRLAPRVQEQVVDYLAPAVGDPTYPRINWVWFRLVVQTFLRSVGGPWSPDDVAEDLATHDTFTRPDGWLSDGAERSYDHYVGWALHLYPTLWARMAGAAALRAPEARRADAAALDRYLTDAVHLVGADGSPLLQGRSLVYRFAAAAPFWVGAMAEVPSLAPGLLRRAASGVVEHFVAAGAPDERGLLSLGWHGSWPRLAQSYSGPGSPYWASKGLLGLALPADHPVWTATEEPLPVEQGDTLRAVRAPGWVVAGTAADGVVRVANHGTDHAAEGATGGDSPLYARIGYSTATAPLLDDAAWTDPLDGSVTLVDGAGRATHRTGFRLLATRVDDGEVPVGVAVSRAAAHRLVPDEHQVQHGSGLAGVAEPAGTLLVASLVRGPWEVRAVRVEDVVDGDAQGLRLRVGGWPVGTDDRLTSSVTVLLGGDARTGVVERSGASPLADRVRVPWADLPARPGTWAAVLVTLDGRPQPPAPRGAQVVLEGETPTHATLRVTWPDGAATRTRVPLHDAEPPTD from the coding sequence GTGACCGCACCCGCAGCACTCCACGCCGGCCTCGACCGCGTGCGCTCGCCGCTCACCGGGTGGACGCGCGGGACGTGGCTGGCGCTCGCGGACACCCTCCTCGACGGCGCGCGGCCGTTCGCCTCGCCGGGCCACGCCCGCATCACGCCGCCCGGCGCCGCCGGCGGGTACGGCCGGGACGTCGACGGGCTCGAGGGCTTCGCCCGCACGTTCCTGCTCGCGGGCTTCCGGCTGGCAGGCGAGCGGGGCGCCGACCCGACGCACCTGGCCGAGTGGTACGCCCGGGGCATCGCGACCGGCACCGACCCGCACGCGCCGGACCGCTGGGTCCGCCTCGACGAGCACGCGCAGGCGAAGGTCGAGGCCGCGTCGATCGCGCTCGTGCTGGACCTGACCCGCCCGTGGATCTGGGACCGCCTCGCGCCCCGCGTGCAGGAGCAGGTGGTCGACTACCTCGCGCCGGCGGTCGGCGACCCGACCTACCCGCGGATCAACTGGGTGTGGTTCCGCCTGGTCGTGCAGACGTTCCTGCGCTCGGTCGGCGGGCCGTGGTCCCCGGACGACGTCGCGGAGGACCTGGCGACGCACGACACGTTCACCCGCCCGGACGGCTGGTTGTCCGACGGCGCCGAGCGCTCCTACGACCACTACGTCGGCTGGGCGCTGCACCTGTACCCGACCCTGTGGGCCCGCATGGCCGGGGCCGCCGCGCTGCGCGCGCCCGAGGCCCGCCGCGCCGACGCCGCCGCACTCGACCGGTACCTGACCGACGCCGTGCACCTGGTGGGTGCCGACGGCTCCCCGCTCCTCCAGGGCCGCAGCCTCGTCTACCGGTTCGCGGCCGCCGCCCCGTTCTGGGTCGGGGCGATGGCCGAGGTGCCGTCGCTCGCGCCCGGCCTGCTGCGCCGCGCGGCCTCGGGCGTCGTCGAGCACTTCGTCGCGGCGGGCGCCCCGGACGAGCGCGGGCTGCTGTCGCTCGGCTGGCACGGCTCCTGGCCGCGGCTCGCGCAGTCCTACTCCGGCCCGGGCTCGCCGTACTGGGCGAGCAAGGGGCTGCTCGGCCTGGCGCTGCCGGCCGACCACCCGGTGTGGACCGCCACCGAGGAGCCGCTGCCCGTCGAGCAGGGCGACACGCTGCGCGCGGTGCGGGCCCCCGGCTGGGTCGTCGCCGGCACGGCCGCCGACGGCGTCGTGCGGGTCGCCAACCACGGCACCGACCACGCCGCCGAGGGCGCGACCGGCGGGGACTCCCCGCTCTACGCCCGGATCGGCTACTCGACCGCCACCGCCCCGCTGCTGGACGACGCCGCCTGGACCGACCCGCTCGACGGGTCCGTCACCCTCGTGGACGGCGCGGGCCGGGCGACCCACCGGACCGGCTTCCGCCTGCTCGCCACCCGCGTCGACGACGGCGAGGTGCCCGTCGGCGTCGCCGTGTCCCGCGCCGCCGCGCACCGCCTCGTCCCCGACGAGCACCAGGTGCAGCACGGCTCCGGGCTCGCGGGCGTCGCGGAGCCGGCGGGCACGCTGCTGGTCGCCTCGCTGGTGCGCGGCCCGTGGGAGGTGCGAGCCGTGCGCGTCGAGGACGTCGTGGACGGCGATGCGCAGGGGCTGCGGCTCCGGGTCGGCGGCTGGCCCGTCGGCACCGACGACCGGCTGACCTCGAGCGTCACGGTCCTGCTCGGCGGGGACGCCCGCACCGGCGTCGTCGAGCGGTCCGGCGCGAGCCCCCTGGCGGATCGGGTGCGGGTGCCCTGGGCCGACCTGCCCGCCCGCCCCGGCACCTGGGCCGCCGTGCTCGTCACGCTCGACGGGCGCCCTCAGCCGCCGGCGCCGCGCGGTGCCCAGGTCGTCCTCGAGGGCGAGACCCCCACGCACGCGACGCTGCGGGTCACCTGGCCCGACGGCGCCGCCACCCGCACGCGCGTCCCGCTGCACGACGCCGAGCCCCCGACCGACTAG
- a CDS encoding ABC transporter substrate-binding protein: MKRSTMTAVGLAAAAALTLTACGGGDDGGGASEDPASSGPVTLRISGWALNSTPEFQALADGYHAENPDVTVEVVEYRDGNDYDTQIISDLAAGTAPDLYVLKNLNKLWTFQSGGQLLDVSDVAEGLDAAVSGVSSYEIDGATWAIPYRQDSWVLYYNQDLFDAAGVEYPDGSWTWDDYADAAEQLTEGLADQGAKGTYQHSWQSLVQGFALAQTPDADLLSGDYSYLEPYYQRAVDLQDAGAQQTYGTVTTSSLTYQAEFGTQKAAMLPMGSWYIGTLLAQQANGEAEDFSWGIAPAPQFDDSTAGTDNTPVTFGDPTAFGINPAIDDAKLDAAKDFLAWVAGEGGATVLSGLGVTPALSNDAVTETFFGLDGMPTDDLSKFAFSTHDTRPENPVAEQTASIQAILNDAHSAIMSGSSSVADGISEAEGRVSSEVGIG, from the coding sequence ATGAAGCGTTCGACGATGACCGCTGTCGGGCTGGCCGCGGCTGCGGCCCTCACCCTGACCGCCTGCGGCGGCGGGGACGACGGCGGCGGTGCGAGCGAGGACCCGGCGTCCTCCGGGCCCGTCACCCTCAGGATCTCCGGGTGGGCGCTCAACAGCACCCCCGAGTTCCAGGCCCTGGCCGACGGCTACCACGCGGAGAACCCGGACGTCACCGTCGAGGTCGTCGAGTACCGCGACGGCAACGACTACGACACCCAGATCATCTCCGACCTGGCCGCCGGGACCGCCCCGGACCTGTACGTCCTGAAGAACCTCAACAAGCTGTGGACCTTCCAGTCGGGCGGCCAGCTGCTCGACGTCTCCGACGTCGCCGAGGGCCTCGACGCCGCGGTGAGCGGCGTGAGCAGCTACGAGATCGACGGCGCGACCTGGGCGATCCCGTACCGGCAGGACTCGTGGGTCCTCTACTACAACCAGGACCTGTTCGACGCGGCCGGGGTCGAGTACCCCGACGGCTCCTGGACCTGGGACGACTACGCGGACGCGGCCGAGCAGCTCACCGAGGGCCTCGCCGACCAGGGCGCCAAGGGCACCTACCAGCACTCCTGGCAGTCGCTCGTCCAGGGCTTCGCGCTGGCGCAGACCCCGGACGCCGACCTGCTCAGCGGGGACTACTCCTACCTCGAGCCGTACTACCAGCGGGCGGTCGACCTGCAGGACGCCGGCGCGCAGCAGACCTACGGCACGGTGACGACCAGCTCGCTGACGTACCAGGCGGAGTTCGGCACGCAGAAGGCCGCCATGCTCCCGATGGGCTCCTGGTACATCGGCACCCTGCTGGCCCAGCAGGCGAACGGCGAGGCCGAGGACTTCAGCTGGGGCATCGCGCCGGCGCCGCAGTTCGACGACAGCACCGCCGGGACCGACAACACCCCGGTGACGTTCGGCGACCCGACGGCGTTCGGCATCAACCCCGCCATCGACGACGCGAAGCTCGACGCGGCGAAGGACTTCCTGGCCTGGGTCGCCGGTGAGGGCGGCGCCACCGTCCTGAGCGGGCTCGGCGTGACGCCGGCGCTGAGCAACGACGCGGTGACCGAGACGTTCTTCGGCCTGGACGGCATGCCGACGGACGACCTGTCGAAGTTCGCGTTCTCGACGCACGACACCCGCCCGGAGAACCCGGTGGCGGAGCAGACCGCCTCGATCCAGGCGATCCTCAACGACGCCCACTCGGCGATCATGTCCGGCAGCTCGTCGGTGGCCGACGGCATCTCCGAGGCGGAGGGCCGGGTCTCCTCCGAGGTCGGGATCGGCTGA